TTTCCACCACAAAATCGTCTTCGAGGTCATCATCGATACGGTCATCCGCCAGGGTCTTATGGATCTCTTCATTAAAAGTATCTATCTCGTTTCCGAGAGAGGTGACCTTCGCCTGCAGAGAATGACTTTTCTCTTCTATTAATTTCGATATCTCTGAAAGAGATTCCGTGATCCCTGATGTATCAGGGGAAGAGGCGGCAGAAGAAACTGCACCAGACGACAGAGTCTGGAGTCCCGAATCGATCTTGCGGGAAGTATCAGAGATCTGTACGCCCAACTTGTTGAAGCGCTCCGCTGTCGACCTGACTTTTTCGGCGAACCGGGCAAGATCCTGTTCGGAGATATCACCCCTGGCCGCCATCAACGCGATATTCAGTGCCAGCCCGTTGTTCTCTTCGGAAAACTCGTTCATCGCCCTGCTGCCGCTATCAAGGTTAGCGAGCGCATCTCTGATGTCCGCGACTGCCTGGGTCTTCCCTCCATCCGGCGCCTGTACTGCCTGCGTAGCCGGTTCGGCGCTTTCAAGCTCTTTTACCGTACTGTTCAGGCTTCCGACAGCTCTGGCGATCTCGATAATATCTTCATTGGATCCACCGAGTGACTCCATCCACTTTCCGAATGACAGCGCTGCTCTCGCGATGACCTGACGTCCAGCATCAGACTTGCCATCCTTATTGCTTTTGGAACCCGCAACGTGGTCCGCAACTTTCCTGATAATTGATCCCCACCACTTTCCTTCTATAAGGGGTTCATTTATCCCGTTTCCGCTGAGTACCGAATCAAGCTCTATCTCGAGGTCCACCGATCGCGATTCCTCCACCCTGCTGCTGAGCTCTTCGGAGATCTCTTTGATCTGATCCCCATAGTTGCGAAGTATGCCCTGAAGTTCAGGATAGTCCGACAACTTGGCTATCTGGGCCGGATTCGTGAGGTCGTCTATGCTGTCGGCCAAGGATATCATCTTTCTGTAATCCTGCCCCGAGGACAGGTAGAACTTGTAGCGCCTGACTGCCGAAGCTATTGTAAAATATGCGACCAGAGCTATGAGAATAACTCCAGCCACCATCGGATACATCTCTTTGAAGAATCCGAAAGAATCGATCACCCACTTTGAATCGGTCGTATTCAACCAGGTCAGATTGATGTCGTATACATTTACGAGGTAGTATCCGACCCCGAAGCTGGTCACAACCAACATCAGAGCTACAAACATCCCAATTTTCCAGGGTGATGTCAGAACTGGTCTCTTCTCTGATTTTCGCAATTTGGTCTCCTTTACGGCAGAAATAGGCCTGCCGGCCAGGTTAAATATATATTTTATTACTCGACTGCTATGTGCCGTGGGGGGAGAGCGCAAAGATTATGCCAAGGAAGAATCTAATACAACTGGCAGTATTGATAAGGTGTTATAGGGAATTTCAAAGCACAGGACGTAAACAGGAGGACTAATATGCCAGCATTAAATGCGTTTTGCAAACCAGGCGGAAGGGAACAAAAAATATCTTTTTTTTATGATTCACGCCATTCCTGCAGTCCGCCGACCTGAGTCGGACAAACCCCATCTGCTGACATGATCATCTCGGACTATGCCTCTATTTCCGGCCTTTTCTGGCCACCGGAGCGTAGAGAGGGGGAAACCTGTCATTGATAAGATGATTAGCCGAAGTGATGTTCTTGTTTCGTGCCTCTTCCAGATCTATCTCGATGACCTTCAACGATTCGCTCCGATCGCCGGCCGAGACCAGGACTTCGCCGCGGGGATTTACTATCTGGCTCCCACCCGTGAAGGCAAGGTCCATCGTACCACGCTTCTCCACCCCTATCCGATTGGCCGTAACAGAGAATACACCGTTTTCGATGCTTCGGATCTTCATACCGCTCTGTCCCCAGGGCAATACAAGGTTGGCCGGGTGGGCCAGGATTTCCGCGCCCTTCAGGGTCAGTACCCTGCTGACTTCAGGAACGATCCAATCGAAACAGATCATCATCCCGACGGTAGCCTCTCCCGCTTTGACCGTCTTGATAGCAGTCCCCGGCTTGAAGAACAGCTTTTCCCGGTCAAAAAGATGTACCTTCTGATATACTTCTACCTTACCTTTTTCTGAGATAAAAATAGCCGAGTTATAGATCTTCGAACTCAATTTCTGGGCCATCCCGAAAATGAGGTTCAGACGCCTGTTTTTGGCGACTTTCTTCATCTCCGATACTGTATAGCCCGTCTTGACGCTCTCAGCCAACGAACGGAGCTCGCCCTTGTTCTTGAAGAGATACCCGGTATTAAAGAGTTCCGGAAGTACTATCGTCGCATCGGCGACCTTGCCGAGCAGGTTGGATGCCTTCTTGACGTTAGCCTTTACTTCTCCGAATTTGCATCGCATCTGGAGGAAGCCTAATTTCATCCTCTCCCCCTGGTTATCAGGTTGGATATTGAAAGATCTCGATAAGTCTAGAATATTATAGCACATGTGTCAAAACTAAATTTACAATTTTTACACATTCCGCCTCCGACCGGTCCATGGCACAAACTTTGCAATCCGTGATTCAAACAACATTGAAGGCACCTTAGAGAAAGCATCGGAAGTACGAAATGTCCACAGAAACGACCTACAGGGTGATCGATACGAGCACCGGGAACCCACACCCGGCCACACCTGTAACAGACGATTCTACAGGCTTTTTCATGATGAACAACCTGCTATACAGCAGGATCGACTGCAAGCATCCCACAAATGACGAATACTTCGACGAAGACGTCAATGTCTATCTGGCCAACCTTCTCGATTCGCTCATCAACCCATCGCAACATGACGCGATGCGCCGCCTGGTGGTGCCCTACGATATTTCTTTATTCGAGTCTGTCCGCAAACAGAAAGATCCGCGGATAAAATACATGACATACAGAATGAATGCCGATTTCCTCCTGATATACTCCGGAGTGTTCAGCAATCCCAGGAACAGACGCCCCGATTCGGCTTCACAGTTCGAATTGAGCGACAACACGTACCTGGGAAGGGGAAAAGCATATTACAGCATCGCTCAGTCCTACTGTTCCCAGACATTCCACAAAAATACGGCGATCGGGGAGATCATGGGAAAACTCTCCAGGGGATTTGAGAAGTATGTAGAGGTATTGTCGACGATGAGAAGTGAATATCTACACATCATCGATCCTATCTCACAGGGAGAAATGTATCACCTGGAACGCTCTGTAAACCATGAGGAACTAAAGGCTTCACTTGCCTGCTTGTACGACGATTTTCTTGATGCCTATACCAGACACGGGCAGGAAAAGACCGGATCCACGCGGGAAATCCTCGAAAAATGCGCGTCGAGGATCAAGGAAGTGGACCCTGGCTTCAGCTTTTCCATAAACGACGACTAGATATCCCTGATAAATGAACTGCAGATATCGAATACCTTCGGAGAGCGGTCTCCCTTTATGATGACATGCCCGCCGTTCTCGAGCAGGACGAACCTCGAACCCGGATGAGTACTGACACGGCGGAGTATCTGGAATCCTCTCGCGCTGATGACAGGATCGTCTGCCGACTGGATGACCAGCATCGGCTCGGGAACTTCTTTCAGGCCAGTCCGGACATTGTCGATAAACTCGAGCATGGTGCTGCGAACGGGAGCCATGTTCTTCACGAGAGAGGGAAATATCTTTTTCCAGAACTTGAAGAGCATATACCGCCTGTTCGAAGCCGGTACAAGTGCCGGCGAAATCAGTACTGTCCCCTTAAGGGGATACCTCAATGCCAGCTCCAGCGCGAGCGTCGCCCCAAAACTAAAACCGATCAGGTACGCCGTCGGGGAATAACCGAGGACGGTCTCCAGAACTATCTGGGAATGAGAAAGACACTCGCTCCAACTGTTGGATGACCGGATTTTCTGAACCGTCTGCTTCCCCTTTTCACCAGGGAATCTCGATCTGATGTATTCGCCGAATCCAGTATCAGCTGTTTTAGGGTCGAGGGGAAGCCTGACACCATATACAGAGTATCCCTGGCTGAAAAGGTGTTCGGCGAAAGGCTGCATCTCGGCTGGTGTTCCTCCCGCGCCATGAAGAAGCACACAACTGATCGATTCGCGCTCCTGAAGCATCAAAAAGCTTCTGTCCTCTTCAGGGATCCCGCCCCTCTTCTCTATATGCTGTCTACTTTCGAAAAAGAACCTCAGAAGATCCCTGCGAAGACTCCGACGCTCAGGTTCCGCCTCGATCATCTGTTTCAGTTCCCAGATGGCCTGGTTGATATTTTCAAGCTGGTTGCTCACCTTTGGTCTCCCTGTTTTGCAAAGCCCCACTGCCTTCGCATACTTTAACGCATAACCCGCAAATAAGAGTATTGAGTTGTTCATCTTTAGCAAATCTTCTTAATTGTGCCGTGCACCTGTCCAGTTCAAAATCGTCCGGGTCCACATGGATCGCCCCTACCGGACAGGCTGAGATGCATCTCTTGCACGATCCGCAATCCATCGGCTCGACTCCCTCGCTACCGTCAGGAAGGGGAAGGTCTGTCAGCACAGTGACATACCTGACCTGTGATCCGTATTCAGGATTGACGATCAGGTTGTTACGTCCCTTCCATCCCATCCCGGCCCTGCACGCGATCTCTCTATGAGAGAGATGTGCTTTGAACCGATCCCAGTCCAGGATCTGGCTCGCTGGCACAGGAAACACTCTGCCCCCCATCCGCTGACAAATACCGGCGATATACAGAGCAGCCTGATCCAGCGCAAAATTGATAGTCTTGTAATGATAGTAATATGTCAATGTCGGAGCCGTTTTCACTGTTCTCAGTACAGGGCCGGAAAGTCGCATGCCCACGACAACAGCGTACTTCAGTGTGTCGATCTCATCTCTCACCGACTCGTGAAGGTCGAGGCCTTCGACATCATCCAGTACGGCGCTCGACAGAAGGGCCAGCCCGAGATGAGAGGTCTCGCTGGATATCTTTTGCATATTTTGAGAAGGATTGCCTGGGAACCCGTTGTCCTGTTGCGATTTACTCATGGTCCTGTCAGCTTGTCCTGTAATTGGGCGCTTCCTTTGTGATCACGATATCGTGGGGATGGCTCTCCCTCAAGCCCGCCTGTGTGATCCTGATAAATCTGGATCTCACTTTCAGGCCTTCGATGTTCTTCACTCCGCAATACCCCATGCCGGACCTCAGTCCGCCCATGAGCTGATATATGTTACTCGAAAGGCTTCCCTTGTAGGATACTCTGCCTTCTATACCCTCGGCGACGAATTTGCTTTCCTCTTCGACACCTTCCTGAAAATACCTGTCGCTGCTACCCCTCTTCATCGCACCGATCGAACCCATACCCCTGTAGATCTTGAAGCTCTTTCCCTGATGATAGATTATCTCTCCCGGACTCTCTTCGGTGCCGGCGAACATCGATCCGATCATTACACTGTCGGCGCCTGCGGCTATGGCCTTTGTGACGTCTCCTGAATACTTGATTCCCCCGTCTGCGATCAGGGGAATACCTGCCTTCGCGGCTACTGCCGCGCAATCCATGATCGCGGTGATCTGCGGAACGCCGATACCGGCCACGACTCTGGTCGTACAGATGGCACCTGGACCGATACCCACCTTGATGGCATCGATGCCCAGCTTGATAAGATCCCTTGCCGCGGCAGCTGTGGCAATATTCCCGGCTATCAGTTGAATGTTCTTATATTTTTTCTTGATCTTCCCGACAATGTCCAGTACCGCCTGAGAATGACCGTGAGCCGTATCGACCACGATCACGTCTACTGCCGCGTCGATCAGAGCCTTCACTCTCTCCATCGTACCGGCCCCTACTCCCACAGCAGCGCCTACCCTCAATCTACCTTCCAAATCCTTGCAGGCGTTGGGAAAATCGAGTTTCTTCTGAATATCCTTGACCGTGATCAGTCCCTTGAGACATTTCTTCTTATCGACCACGGGAAGTTTTTCGATCCTGTTTTCATGGAGGATCCGCATCGCCTCATCCATCCTGATCCCCTGCGACGCGGTAATCGGATCCCTGGTCATGACCTCGCTGACCTTGATGTCGACCCGGCCGATAAACCTCAGGTCCCTGTTCGTCAGGATTCCAACGACCACATTGTTCTTCTTTACGACCGGCAGTCCGGAGATCTTCCGTTCGTTCATCAGAGCGATCGCCTCACTGACCAGACGGTCCCCGGATATGGTCACCGGATTGGTGATCATACCGCTCTCGCTCCTCTTCACCCTCTCTACCTGGTCGGCCTGTTCCTCTATGGAAAAATTTTTGTGAATGATCCCTATCCCGCCCTCGCGGGCGAGAGCTATAGCAAGGTCGGCCTCAGTGACGGTATCCATAGCCGCTGATACTACCGGAATATTCAACTTGATCTTACGTGTCAGTCTCGTCCTCAGATCCGCATCGTTCGGATGGATCCTGGACTTCGCCGGGGAAAGGAGAACGTCGTCGAAGGTAAGGCCTTCTTTAAGTATTTTTCCTGCTTTCAATCACATCGAAAGAGCCTGATGCTCCTTCTCCCTCCTCTCGCGATCGGCAGATCGTCAGTTTCATTCGCCTCTTTGGTATTGCAACATACCCTCTTGCAGAAACATAGTCAAGGTCGTTCAAACCACCGCGGTCCGCCCATCGAAGTCGAAAAGTTCGACCACGGGGAATCTCAACATTTTCCTGCCACGGAACTTTGCCGTGGTCCTCACACCGGCTCTTCTGAC
The sequence above is a segment of the Candidatus Latescibacterota bacterium genome. Coding sequences within it:
- a CDS encoding alpha/beta fold hydrolase; translation: MSNQLENINQAIWELKQMIEAEPERRSLRRDLLRFFFESRQHIEKRGGIPEEDRSFLMLQERESISCVLLHGAGGTPAEMQPFAEHLFSQGYSVYGVRLPLDPKTADTGFGEYIRSRFPGEKGKQTVQKIRSSNSWSECLSHSQIVLETVLGYSPTAYLIGFSFGATLALELALRYPLKGTVLISPALVPASNRRYMLFKFWKKIFPSLVKNMAPVRSTMLEFIDNVRTGLKEVPEPMLVIQSADDPVISARGFQILRRVSTHPGSRFVLLENGGHVIIKGDRSPKVFDICSSFIRDI
- a CDS encoding 4Fe-4S binding protein; this translates as MSKSQQDNGFPGNPSQNMQKISSETSHLGLALLSSAVLDDVEGLDLHESVRDEIDTLKYAVVVGMRLSGPVLRTVKTAPTLTYYYHYKTINFALDQAALYIAGICQRMGGRVFPVPASQILDWDRFKAHLSHREIACRAGMGWKGRNNLIVNPEYGSQVRYVTVLTDLPLPDGSEGVEPMDCGSCKRCISACPVGAIHVDPDDFELDRCTAQLRRFAKDEQLNTLICGLCVKVCEGSGALQNRETKGEQPA
- the guaB gene encoding IMP dehydrogenase — protein: MKAGKILKEGLTFDDVLLSPAKSRIHPNDADLRTRLTRKIKLNIPVVSAAMDTVTEADLAIALAREGGIGIIHKNFSIEEQADQVERVKRSESGMITNPVTISGDRLVSEAIALMNERKISGLPVVKKNNVVVGILTNRDLRFIGRVDIKVSEVMTRDPITASQGIRMDEAMRILHENRIEKLPVVDKKKCLKGLITVKDIQKKLDFPNACKDLEGRLRVGAAVGVGAGTMERVKALIDAAVDVIVVDTAHGHSQAVLDIVGKIKKKYKNIQLIAGNIATAAAARDLIKLGIDAIKVGIGPGAICTTRVVAGIGVPQITAIMDCAAVAAKAGIPLIADGGIKYSGDVTKAIAAGADSVMIGSMFAGTEESPGEIIYHQGKSFKIYRGMGSIGAMKRGSSDRYFQEGVEEESKFVAEGIEGRVSYKGSLSSNIYQLMGGLRSGMGYCGVKNIEGLKVRSRFIRITQAGLRESHPHDIVITKEAPNYRTS